The following are encoded together in the Culex pipiens pallens isolate TS chromosome 1, TS_CPP_V2, whole genome shotgun sequence genome:
- the LOC120431701 gene encoding uncharacterized protein LOC120431701, whose protein sequence is MMRRDQQTPSSSTSTNGGNRSASITLLDGSLPPAVVNAAGIRDARSKSADTMRRDKLDGKAAAAALMYMQLQIKEEAADPDIQADSEVSLDANSTLAQVLEDFSNDEAPHEPEIEIKTRSLADESAFRKQFGLSTGTAAAAQKSLQFQLGNMSYQLADQMFKPTPVNLLTKDMLEQKITEKDPDLVYRKHHNNNSTWARYMPMYYKGVKQNYVRCLECGWLVLHKASTGTGSLLRHKCKIKLPSGVEVKIEQQPASNRNLPTKQTNGSGGGASATAAAAKFQTTAMPQNVIDDLVRQQACFLYKDLSSVELFDSASFRTFAQMLVNVGVYYGQQDIGFLADKSKLLDRIIPSIYQQARMQLNQALVDCDLSYSLSMFRNEAEQKSYVTVNSYTVAEDYYFRKINVKTVQVDELDEFVGSMPTIIPEILEREQTEPLKLVYGSKLNVPRSEEFELIPCVVTALWGIMKKIMDMFEFDSEQYVEKIFLAEDDDEDEDAMKKILAPFKEPLRSLVADGTATISEVVLWKKKLEKHFRVEEADDENMKTIKEAFQMQIKQSLKLHDYHKIAVFLDPKFKGLRFLTEEERVETLAIVKAQLARDQDGIEQLRKLHSSGKKNVDIQKESKFYEFMDLSLEVESSDVVDDEIRQYVDVKLEAPVDVLSYWRTECSFPLLKKLCQRVLNIPAACDDMKLRFGRADQLDFLKKRAVLREEEIDMMLYLNQNGP, encoded by the exons ATGATGCGACGGGATCAACAGACGCCGTCCTCATCCACATCCACCAACGGTGGCAACAGATCGGCTTCGATTACACTGCTGGACGGGTCACTGCCACCTGCCGTCGTCAACGCGGCAGGTATCCGTGATGCACGAAGCAAGAGTGCGGACACCATGAGACGGGACAAGCTGGACGGCAAGGCGGCAGCGGCCGCTTTGATGTACATGCAGCTCCAGATAAAGGAGGAAGCGGCCGATCCGGACATCCAG GCCGACTCGGAAGTATCCCTCGACGCCAACAGCACGCTCGCCCAAGTCCTCGAGGACTTCTCCAACGATGAGGCGCCCCACGAGCCGGAAATCGAAATCAAAACCCGCTCGCTCGCGGACGAGTCCGCCTTCCGGAAGCAGTTCGGCCTGTCGACCggcaccgccgccgccgcccaaAAGTCGCTCCAGTTCCAGCTGGGCAACATGTCGTACCAGCTGGCGGACCAGATGTTCAAACCCACCCCCGTCAACCTGCTCACCAAGGACATGCTCGAGCAGAAGATCACCGAGAAGGATCCGGATCTGGTGTACCGGAAgcaccacaacaacaacagcacctGGGCGCGTTACATGCCGATGTACTACAAAGGGGTCAAGCAGAACTACGTGCGGTGTTTGGAGTGCGGCTGGTTGGTTCTGCACAAGGCCAGCACCGGAACGGGATCGCTGCTGAGGCACAAGTGCAAGATCAAGCTGCCGTCCGGGGTGGAGGTGAAGATCGAGCAGCAACCGGCCTCCAACCGGAACCTCCCGACGAAGCAGACCAACGGAAGTGGGGGAGGTGCCTCGGCGACGGCTGCGGCGGCCAAGTTCCAGACGACAGCTATGCCGCAGAACGTGATCGATGATCTCGTGCGGCAGCAGGCGTGTTTCCTGTACAAAGATCTCAGCAGCGTGGAGCTGTTCGACAGTGCGAGCTTCCGGACGTTCGCGCAGATGTTGGTCAACGTTGGGGTGTACTACGGTCAGCAGGATATTGGGTTCCTGGCGGATAAGTCGAAGCTGCTGGATCGGATAATTCCCTCGATCTACCAGCAGGCCAGGATGCAGCTGAACCAAGCGTTGGTGGACTGTGATCTCAGCTACAGTTTGAGCATGTTCCGGAACGAGGCGGAGCAGAAATCGTACGTTACGGTTAATTCCTACACGGTTGCAGAGGATTACTACTTCCGCAAGATCAACGTTAAGACTGTCCAAGTAGATGAGCTAGATGAGTTTGTTGGCAGCATGCCGACGATAATTCCTGAGATTTTGGAGCGAGAACAGACGGAACCGCTGAAGCTGGTGTACGGTTCCAAACTCAACGTGCCACGCTCCGAGGAGTTCGAGCTGATTCCGTGCGTGGTGACCGCCCTCTGGGGGATCATGAAGAAGATCATGGACATGTTCGAGTTTGACAGCGAACAGTACGTGGAGAAGATCTTCCTGGCCGAAgatgacgacgaggacgaggatGCGATGAAGAAGATACTGGCTCCGTTCAAGGAACCACTGCGGAGTCTGGTGGCGGACGGGACGGCGACAATAAGCGAGGTGGTTCTCTGGAAGAAGAAGCTGGAGAAACACTTTCGCGTTGAGGAGGCAGACGACGAGAACATGAAGACTATTAAAGAAGCATTCCAGATGCAGATCAAGCAAAGCTTGAAGCTGCACGACTACCACAAGATAGCGGTCTTCCTGGATCCGAAGTTCAAGGGACTTCGCTTCCTAACCGAAGAGGAGCGCGTCGAAACGCTTGCCATCGTGAAGGCGCAACTGGCCCGCGATCAGGACGGGATCGAGCAGCTGCGGAAGCTACACTCGAGCGGCAAAAAGAACGTCGACATCCAGAAGGAGTCCAAGTTCTACGAATTTATGGACCTCTCGCTGGAGGTGGAATCGTCCGACGTGGTGGACGACGAAATTCGCCAGTACGTGGACGTCAAGCTGGAAGCCCCGGTGGACGTCCTGAGCTACTGGCGCACCGAGTGTTCCTTCCCGCTGCTCAAGAAGCTCTGCCAGCGAGTACTAAACATTCCAGCGGCCTGTGATGACATGAAGCTGCGATTCGGCCGAGCCGACCAGCTGGACTTCCTCAAGAAGCGGGCCGTACTGCGCGAGGAGGAGATCGACATGATGCTCTACTTGAACCAGAATGGTCCGTGA